The sequence below is a genomic window from Neomicrococcus aestuarii.
CCTGGGTCATGCGCAGGTTACCGATGGTCTGAGCAACTGCAGTCTCAGCTTCGGCAATGTTGTTCGTGTAATCGCGAACCATCTGATCCAGCATCTTCTGTGGATCCTCAGCCTGATCAAGAATGGCGTTGATGTTGGCTCGTGCTAGCTGGGTGATACGTCCAAAAATTGACTGCTTAACCACGGTGTCACCTTTCAGTGGGGTTTCCTTGGATGAATGCTGGCCGAGGCCGCGGAGCGGTTGGGCCGTCTTGGGGGTCTGGCCCGGCTAGAAGCTTCCGCCTCCACCATCGCCGCCGAATCCTCCGCCTCCGCCGAAACCGCCGAAGCCCCCGCCTCCGCCGAAGCCGCCAAAGCCGCCACCGCCGAAGGAGTCGCCACCGGAGGAGTGTCCTCCACCGGTACCGCCACGGAGAATTGAATCAATCAAGATGCCGCCAAGGATGGCGCCACCCAAACCGTTAGAACCAAAAGGTCCGCCGCCGCCGCGTCGTCCGCCGAAGCCGCCGCCACCATAGCCGCCGTCGTCAAAGTGGTTGACGTCGTTTTCAGCATCACGGGCAGCCTGCTCGGCAAGATAGCTAGCCTGCTGCGCGTAGGTGAGAGCCTGCACTGGGTCAGAGCCGGCTAGACGCATAGCTTCTTCGAGGTTGCGCTTCGCCTCGGCGATACGCGTACGAGCCGTGGAACCCACCGCGCCGCGGCGAGCCTGGATAAAGTCCTCGGTACCGGCGATCTTGGCTTGCGCCTGACGGATGGCCGTCTGTACCTGCGACGACGCGCGAGCGGCTTGTTCACGTTGATCACGGATGGAGGTCAGCGGCCCGTCGAGCTCGGCGTGCGCGCGCTCAATGGTGTCCAAAATGGCGTTCGGATCCGTCTTACCGCTGGCGAACTGCTGCTTGACCCGCGCCAACGCTTGTTCAACGCGGGTCACGGGGCCAGCAAGCTCAGGGTTCTGGCCACTCGAAACAAGAGCCTTCGCCTGAGCCAAGTCTTGGGCGGTTGAGGAGATGGCAACTTCCACATCCTGCTGCGCCTTGTCCAGATCGGCGCCAGTGCGCTCGATGGCGTCCAAGAGAACGCCAGCCTGGTGTAGGCCTTCTTCGCCCGCTCGGACAGCAAGCGCGGCTTCGCTCTTGCTTCCTTCTGAAATCTTGCGCTCCGCGGTCTCAGCAGCGTTATCCACGAAGTCCAAGCGTTCCTTGGCCTGGGCTACGTTGTCCTGAACCTGCTGAAGGGCAGTAGGAGCGTACTTCTGTGCCAGCGCGGAGAGCGAGGATTCTGCGGTCGCGAGTCGTTGGCGGTACGACGGCGCCTCGGCCTTCAGTACCGAGATGGCTTCCGGAGCTTTGTCCTCCAACTGGCGCAGAGCCTGGAAGTCCGCACGGTGTTCTTCAAGGGACTCGTTGACAGCTTCGCAACGGCGGATGATGTCGCCAAGCCACGTGCGCTGCTGCTCTTCCGTGTCAGGAATGTGGTCATCGAGCTGCTGCTGGAGCTTGAAGGACTCGTTCATGTGCTCCTTGGCACTGGCGATGTCCTCAGCGAAAACCTTTACGGCATCCTTGCCGTAGGAGGCTTCAGCAAATCCGAGCTCTTGTTCGCTGGAACGGATGGCATCATCGGCGGCAATCAGAAGGCTGCCAGCCTTGGTGCGCAACTCTTCAACAGAGAACGTGGAGAGCGGATCAACAGGCTTGCCGTCTTGGCCGGGCAGAGGTCCTTGCTGAGTTTGAGCGTTTGGCACCTTCTTGCGGCGTGCGTACATGACGGCGGCAATGACACCGACACCTCCCGCGCCAATAATCCACGGCACGGCGGAGCTACCGCCAGAAGAGGAACCGGAAGAGGAAGAAGTTCCGCCGCTCGAGGTGGTGGAACCGCTCTGATCTGCCTCGATGTAGCCTTCGGTAGCGGCCACTGCGGCATCTACCCAGTTCAAGTCGCTGAGTTCAGGCGTAACGAAGTCTCGGTAGACGGCCTGATCAACGGAAGCGAACTTCGACGAAGAATTAGACACCAATCGTGCAACACGAGAATCAACGGCAACCGCGAAAACCGTATCCGAGGTTCCCATGCTCTTGTTGCTGGCGACCTCTGCTACCCAGGTCTTCGCATCCGTCGGGGACGTGAACTTATCCACGAAGATGACGAAGAGGTTCTGGCCAGTCTCATCCTGCATCTTCTCGATTGCAGCATTGACCTCAGACTCTTCGGCAGAGCTCAAGACGTTTGCGGAGTCCACCAAAAACTCGCCCGGTGGGATGGTAACGGGGGACTCGGCAAAAGCTGCAGGCGCTGTCAAGGCACCGGCAATGAGCAGGACGCTAGCAACCCCCGCGGCGCGGGAGACCTTCGAAAGCATGTGGAACCCTTCGTTGTGCGGTAGTTCCGACTGCGTTGACAAATCTCAACGAGCAAGTCTTATTAGAGTCTATGTTTTGAAAAACTCCTGAGTCCACCGCAACACATGCGCCTAGAGCGAACTACAGAGCACCCCCATGTAACACTCAGAAAACACTCAGGAGTCACATGAGAACGGCACAGTGAGCAATGGCAAAGTTGCTTGCAGATGTTCACAGAAAACTTTTTGAAAGGTCCGAGCCATGAATGACTCAACTCCTCGTAACGCAAGCGGTTCCAGCATCCCAGAGGTGCCAAACCGTGCGCCAGGTCAGAGCCATCAGGCTGGTTTGCAAGACGACGCTCAGCACACCGAGGCTATTCCTACAGCCCACGAGTCTGAGCAGGGAGATCCGCGGACCTCACCTATTCCCGTGCAGCCTCGTTACGGTCAGTACGGAGTGCCTCAGGCCCCACAGAATTCTCAGTCACCGTATTCCCAGGCATACAGCACTGAGAACGGTGACCAGTCGGCGGAAGCGCTTCTGGTCAGCGACGCTGCCGCGGAGAACAACCGTTCTGCAAAGCGTTTTACGGCAAAGTCGCTCGTTGGCGGCATGGTTCTAGCAGGGTTGCTCGGTGGCGTGGTGGGCGGCGGCGCGGTCGTAGGAGTCAACGCACTGACCGGTAATTCCTTGCTGACCTCTTCTTCGTCGCAAGTGTCCTCGGGGACCGCAGATAGCGCCGTCGTCATCAATAATCCTGAGAACGTCACCGCAGTGACCGCGGCAGCCGCTAAGGCGAGCCCGAGCGTTGTCACCATTGAGGTTTCGAGCGGTTCTACTTCGGGCTCAGGCTCAGGCGTCATTTTGGATAAAGAAGGACACATTCTCACCAATACGCACGTGGTCACGCTCGGCGGTGAGGTGTCCGATCCGCAAGTAACGGTTCAGTTGTCCGACGGTCAGGTGTACTCAGCGACGGTAGTGGGCACGGATCCGCTCTCTGATCTTGCCGTGATCAAGATCGATGCCGAAAACCTGACGCCAGTTGAAATTGGTGACTCGTCCGAGCTCAACGTCGGTGACACGGCGATCGCCATTGGTGCGCCGCTGGGATTGAGCGGAACCGTCACCGACGGCATCGTGTCCACCCTGAACCGCACCATCTCGGTCCAGTCCTCGGCAGTGCCGGAAGAGTCCGCTGATACGTCCACTCAAGAGGACGGCAGCGACCAGTTCAACTTCAACATCCCGGGCGTCCCACAGCAGAGCACTAGCTCGCAGGGTTCCATCTACTTGAACGTGATCCAGACGGATGCGGCGATCAACCAGGGTAACTCCGGCGGCGCGCTGGTGGATGTCAACGGAAAGCTGATTGGCATCAACGTGGCTATTGCTTCTTCGAGCTCCAGCTCCGCCTCCACGGGTGACACCGGCAACATCGGCGTTGGATTCTCGATCCCGGTGGATTACGCGCAGCGTGTGGCCCAGGAAATCATCGATAACGGCGAAGCAACGCACGCGCTCCTGGGCGTGACCGTTCAAGCGAAGGCCTCGGTCGTAAACGAAAGCAACACTTCGTTCAGCGTCGGCGCCGAAGTTGCCGAGGTCTCGAGCGGCTCTGCTGCTGAGAAGGCCGGCCTGCAGTCGGGCGATGTCATTGTGGGAATCGGTGAGCGCGTGGTCAGCGATTCCGAGTCCTTGACCGCTGCGGTGCGCGAGTTCGCCAAGGGTGACACCGCGAAGGTCACCTTCGAACGTAACGGCCAAGAGCAGACGGTAGACGTCACGTTTGAGCAAGTGACCGAAGCCAACTAAGCGAGCTCGGCTCACCCCACAGCACAACCTTCTGAGGAACCCCGCATCGACTTTTCGGTGTGGGGTTCCTTTCACCCTGAGCTAGATCAGACGGTGGCCTGCGAAGCACCCACTAGCATTGAAAGAAGGTTTATTTTCCCGCCCACTATCGAGAGGCCATCATGGGTTCACCCAATCCCGTGCGTGTTCTTGCGCTCGTCAAGTACGTTCCCGATGCACAGTTTGACCGGCACATCGATTCGGCCGAGCACCGCATGGTGCGCACCGAAAGCATTCTGTCGGAACTGGACGAATACGCGGTTGAAGCAGCGTTGCAGCTCAAAGAATCAAGCGCTGCAGGCAGCACGGTAGTGGCTCTTACCGTAGGCCCGGAGCAAGCCGTTAACGCGGTCAAGAAGGCTCTGCAGATGGGTGCCGACGAAGGCATTCACGTGAGCGATCCTGCGATTGCTGGCTCGGACGCGTTGGCGACCTCCCGCGTGCTCGCGGCAGCGATTGAGAAGGCTGGCCCGTTCGACGTTGTCATCACCGGTTTGTCTTCCACGGACGCCGAGACCTCGTTGGTCCCCGCTCAATTGGCTGAGCGTCTGAGCGTGCCGTTGTTGTCCTTCGCGAACAGCGTGGAGCTCGAAGGTTCGACCCTTCGCATCACTCGCGATTCTGACGCAGTGTCCTACGTGCTTGAAGCAGACCTTCCCGCGGTGCTCTCGGTGACGGACCAGGCGAACGAGCCCCGCTACCCGAACTTCAAGGGCATCATGGCCGCGAAGCGTAAAACCGTTGAGACGCTGACCCTCGCCGATCTCGGCGTGAGCGCCGATGAGGTGGGCACGGCCGGTTCCCGCACTGTAGTGGTTGCTTCTGAGGAACGCCCAGCTCGCGTGGGCGGCAACGTCATTACGGACGACGGCGAAGCCGGCTTGCGCTTGGCTGAATTTATTCTTGCCCAGAAGGTTCTCTAAGGGGTTTCACACATGGCATTTTCATTGGTTTATCTTGATTCGATTTCTTCCCCTCTCAGCGGCGCGTCCTTAGAGCTCATTGCGGCTGGCCGTCGTCTCGGAGACCCCGTGGTAGTTTCCGCTCAACCAGTCAGCGACGAATCGGTGGCTGAGCTAGGCGCCGCTGGCGTCTCCGGCGTCGTAGTTCCTGAAAACGCAGGCACTGAAGCGCACACCAACTTCCTCACTTTCGAAACCCAATTGCTTGCTATCGCTTTGAGCGAGACGGAAGCCAGCGGCGTCGTACTTCCTAACTCCCTCAACGGCAAGGAAATTGCGGCCCGGCTCGGCGTCAAGCTCAACGCCGGCGTCGTCACGGACGCCGTGGATATCGCTGAAGACGGCACCGTGACCAAGTCGGTACTGGCTGGCGCGTACACCACGCAGGCTCGAGTGACCGAAGGCCCGCTGATCGTGACGCTCAAGGCAAACAGCGTGGAGTACACCGCTCCAGCTGCCGCTGAGGAACCTGACCTGCTGGAAATTCCTGTCGAGGATCCGGCTCCTGGCGCTCGTGTGGTGGAGGTTCGGGAGAAGGCCGTTAGCGGTCGTCCGGATCTGACAGCCGCACGCATCGTGGTCTCCGGTGGTCGCGGTGTGGATGGTGACTTCACTCCCGTGGAGGATCTTGCCGACGCACTGGGTGCAGCCGTGGGCGCGTCCCGTGCCGCCGTTGATGCGGGCTGGATCAACCATGATCTTCAAGTGGGTCAGACCGGTAAGACGGTTGCTCCGCAGCTTTATATCGCCGCCGGTATCTCCGGGGCCATCCAGCACAAGGCCGGCATGCAGACCTCGCGTGTGATCGTCGCCGTCAATGATGATCCCGATTCGCCGATCTTTGAGATCGCTGACCTCGGCATCGTGGGCGATCTGAAGAATGTGTTGCCACAGGCTGCAGCGGAGCTTCGGAAGCGCAATGACTGAAGCGCCACGATTCCTCGGGGGAGACGACTTTGAGCTCACGCACGTGGTAGCCATCGCAGCTCACCCGGATGATCTTGATTTCGGGGCTGCCGGAACCATTGCACGGTTGACCCAGGCCGGCGTCCACGTCGAATACTGCCTCGTTACCAACGGTGACGCGGGCGGATTCGATGAAAGCCACCGCCCGGATATTGAGCGCATGCGCCAAGATGAGCAACGCGCGGCCGCCGCCCGAGTAGGCGTTGCCGACGTTCACTTCTTGGGCGAGCGGGACGGCTATGTGGCTCCGACGCTTGAACTGCAGAAGAAGATCGTTGCGCTCTTGCGCCAACTGCGGCCACAAGTTGTTTTGGCCCACCATCCCGAGCGGAACTGGGGCAACATGCAGAGCCAGCACCCAGATCACCTCTCCGTGGGAGAGGCCGTGGTGCGTGCGAGCTACCCGGCGCTAGAGAATCCTTTTGCGTTCCCAGAGTTGCAGGCTCAAGGGCTTGAAGCGTATCGGTTGCGCGAACTGTGGCTGTTCGGCGGACCGGAAGAGCGGGAGAACCACTTCGTGGACATCTCCAGCGTGCTGGACAAGAAGCACGAGGCTCTCATGGCTCACTTGAGCCAGCATCCGGATCCGGCGCGCATGATGGACCACGTCAACAACAAACTAGTGAATGTTGCACGTCGCGGGGGACAGCCAGAAGGTGCGCTGAGCGAAGCTTTCCACGCGGTCACCGTCAATGGAGCATCGACCATCTCCGGCTTCTAAGTTCAGAATCTCTCTGACAACAAAGTTCTTCTGATTCCGGTGCCGGGGTATTAGAACGTAGTTCCTGAGCGGCGGACCTTACGGGGTTGCGATCACCACAAGGGGTTCGCCCTCAGGAACATCGAGTCCGCCGTCGGTCTCAAGGGACAGGGTGAGATCGTCGAGTCGTGCAAGATCGTGAACGCTCACCCACTTGTCCGTCTTGTCATCCTCAAGGGCGTCCAAGAGTCGAATGGAACCATCGCTCGCGGTTGCGGACCACTGGTAGTCAAAACCTTCGGGAGCCAGCGGAAGGTCAAGCGCCTGAACGGCAATTCCATCTTCGGACTCTGAGATCACAATGTTTGCGCTGCCGCCATTGGTGATGTCCTGGGCAGAGGTCTGCGCGTCGGAGGCGTCAACGATCTTCCCGGAGGAGTCCCTAGGCGTCAGCAGCGTCAGCAACACAATTCCGCCGACCACCAGAATGGCCAACATTCCGGCAACCAGCATCCACTTCTTCACCGGACGGTTCGCGGGCTCCTCGGGATGCTCGCTGAGCTCATCAACGAGGTCTAAGCCAAAGTCATCCTGAGAGTCTGCATCCGGATGGTTGACTCCATGGAGGTCGTCCAAGCTCCGTCCGTCAGAAGAACGAGGGGCGGAGGGCGAATTGAAGCTCATGTGAAGAATCCTTGGCGAGGTTCCGGCCTTGGTACGGCGGAAACTGCGGGCTTTTGAGGTGGTCGCGGTGTTGTGCGAGGACTACGTGCCCAGACTACCCGGCGTTGCTGAAGCCAACCTGTCGCCACGCTTCGTAAACCACAAGTGACGCAGAGTTTGCGAGGTTCAAGGAGCGCCGCCCCGGAAGCATCGGGATGTTCACTCGCGACGTGACGCGGGGGTGAACCAAATGTTCTTCATCCAAACCAGTGGATTCTTTGCCGAACATCAAAATGTCATCAGCACGGTACTCAATATCCGAGTAACGCACTTCTCCGCGGGACGTGTACGCGAAGAGCCGGCCTTCACCGAGAGCCTCAAGAGCGGCCTCAAAGTTCGGGTGCACCGTCATGACGGCGAGGTCGTGATAATCCAGTCCGGCCCGGCGTAGCTTGGCGTCCTCAAAGTCGAAGCCCACCGGCTCCACGATGTGCAGTTCAGCGCCGGTAACGGCAGCTAGACGAATGGCATTTCCGGTGTTACCGGGGATTTCTGGATTTACAAAGAGAATGCGAAACACTCAGCCATCATAGTGGCGTGGGCGTCTGGGTTAGTCGTGCATCGCCCGAATGAGGCGCGCATACAAGCCAACATCCACCACATTCGGCTGCGGGCCAGAGCCCAAGAACATTTTGAGCTCACGCATAGCGTTGGCCGAGTTGGTGACCTCCAACGGTGAAGTGAACTCGGAGTTCCCGCGCCGCACTTCATCGATCACCGGTTCAAAGGGAGACCCTCCAGGGGTCAGCACTATCGCAAAGCCCATCACATTCAGTTCCGGGAACACGGATTGCATGAGCCGGACGGAATCGATCAAGCGCGGAGGCTCGATCACTCGTCCGTCACGGCGCAAGGTCTGCCCGTCCCACTGGTACACGCCTTCGGGCAACATCATGGAGTCGATCAACGCCAGCCGGTAACCAGAGAGCACGGCGTGATCAATGTAGCCGCGGCCGTGTGGGGTGTGCAGTCCGTTCACCAGCCGTGCGGAAGGGAACGCCTCCAGCACATTGCTCATGAGCAGACGAATCACGCGCGCCTCACGCTCGAGCCGCGAACGCTGCGAGAACAACCCGCGTTTCCGGGGTGCGCCGTAAACCCGCTGCATGGCTTGCGCTCGCGTCAGCTCGGAATACTCGCCGTCTCGGAAAGGAGGCACAAAATCCACCGGATCCGTTGCTTTCGCTTTGCCGGAACGCGTGTCACCGTGGGCGTCCGTACGCCACATCCGAGCGTTACGGTCCGCTCCAGAATTTCCGGGGCCAGCGTCGTCGTACCCCGCGCCGGAATAGCCCGAACCGTAATTCGCAGGCTGACCAGCGGGCCGCCGCGAACCAAAGCTACGGTCATAACTCTCGCGGGCTTTCTCGTCAGAGAGCACCTCAAAAGCGCGCCGCACGACGTCGAACTGCGCCGAATCTCCACCCAAATCGGGGTGAGTTTCGCGCACTTTGCGCCGG
It includes:
- a CDS encoding TPM domain-containing protein encodes the protein MLSKVSRAAGVASVLLIAGALTAPAAFAESPVTIPPGEFLVDSANVLSSAEESEVNAAIEKMQDETGQNLFVIFVDKFTSPTDAKTWVAEVASNKSMGTSDTVFAVAVDSRVARLVSNSSSKFASVDQAVYRDFVTPELSDLNWVDAAVAATEGYIEADQSGSTTSSGGTSSSSGSSSGGSSAVPWIIGAGGVGVIAAVMYARRKKVPNAQTQQGPLPGQDGKPVDPLSTFSVEELRTKAGSLLIAADDAIRSSEQELGFAEASYGKDAVKVFAEDIASAKEHMNESFKLQQQLDDHIPDTEEQQRTWLGDIIRRCEAVNESLEEHRADFQALRQLEDKAPEAISVLKAEAPSYRQRLATAESSLSALAQKYAPTALQQVQDNVAQAKERLDFVDNAAETAERKISEGSKSEAALAVRAGEEGLHQAGVLLDAIERTGADLDKAQQDVEVAISSTAQDLAQAKALVSSGQNPELAGPVTRVEQALARVKQQFASGKTDPNAILDTIERAHAELDGPLTSIRDQREQAARASSQVQTAIRQAQAKIAGTEDFIQARRGAVGSTARTRIAEAKRNLEEAMRLAGSDPVQALTYAQQASYLAEQAARDAENDVNHFDDGGYGGGGFGGRRGGGGPFGSNGLGGAILGGILIDSILRGGTGGGHSSGGDSFGGGGFGGFGGGGGFGGFGGGGGFGGDGGGGSF
- a CDS encoding S1C family serine protease, whose protein sequence is MNDSTPRNASGSSIPEVPNRAPGQSHQAGLQDDAQHTEAIPTAHESEQGDPRTSPIPVQPRYGQYGVPQAPQNSQSPYSQAYSTENGDQSAEALLVSDAAAENNRSAKRFTAKSLVGGMVLAGLLGGVVGGGAVVGVNALTGNSLLTSSSSQVSSGTADSAVVINNPENVTAVTAAAAKASPSVVTIEVSSGSTSGSGSGVILDKEGHILTNTHVVTLGGEVSDPQVTVQLSDGQVYSATVVGTDPLSDLAVIKIDAENLTPVEIGDSSELNVGDTAIAIGAPLGLSGTVTDGIVSTLNRTISVQSSAVPEESADTSTQEDGSDQFNFNIPGVPQQSTSSQGSIYLNVIQTDAAINQGNSGGALVDVNGKLIGINVAIASSSSSSASTGDTGNIGVGFSIPVDYAQRVAQEIIDNGEATHALLGVTVQAKASVVNESNTSFSVGAEVAEVSSGSAAEKAGLQSGDVIVGIGERVVSDSESLTAAVREFAKGDTAKVTFERNGQEQTVDVTFEQVTEAN
- a CDS encoding electron transfer flavoprotein subunit beta/FixA family protein, whose product is MGSPNPVRVLALVKYVPDAQFDRHIDSAEHRMVRTESILSELDEYAVEAALQLKESSAAGSTVVALTVGPEQAVNAVKKALQMGADEGIHVSDPAIAGSDALATSRVLAAAIEKAGPFDVVITGLSSTDAETSLVPAQLAERLSVPLLSFANSVELEGSTLRITRDSDAVSYVLEADLPAVLSVTDQANEPRYPNFKGIMAAKRKTVETLTLADLGVSADEVGTAGSRTVVVASEERPARVGGNVITDDGEAGLRLAEFILAQKVL
- a CDS encoding electron transfer flavoprotein subunit alpha/FixB family protein, encoding MAFSLVYLDSISSPLSGASLELIAAGRRLGDPVVVSAQPVSDESVAELGAAGVSGVVVPENAGTEAHTNFLTFETQLLAIALSETEASGVVLPNSLNGKEIAARLGVKLNAGVVTDAVDIAEDGTVTKSVLAGAYTTQARVTEGPLIVTLKANSVEYTAPAAAEEPDLLEIPVEDPAPGARVVEVREKAVSGRPDLTAARIVVSGGRGVDGDFTPVEDLADALGAAVGASRAAVDAGWINHDLQVGQTGKTVAPQLYIAAGISGAIQHKAGMQTSRVIVAVNDDPDSPIFEIADLGIVGDLKNVLPQAAAELRKRND
- a CDS encoding PIG-L deacetylase family protein encodes the protein MTEAPRFLGGDDFELTHVVAIAAHPDDLDFGAAGTIARLTQAGVHVEYCLVTNGDAGGFDESHRPDIERMRQDEQRAAAARVGVADVHFLGERDGYVAPTLELQKKIVALLRQLRPQVVLAHHPERNWGNMQSQHPDHLSVGEAVVRASYPALENPFAFPELQAQGLEAYRLRELWLFGGPEERENHFVDISSVLDKKHEALMAHLSQHPDPARMMDHVNNKLVNVARRGGQPEGALSEAFHAVTVNGASTISGF
- a CDS encoding tRNA (cytidine(34)-2'-O)-methyltransferase; the encoded protein is MFRILFVNPEIPGNTGNAIRLAAVTGAELHIVEPVGFDFEDAKLRRAGLDYHDLAVMTVHPNFEAALEALGEGRLFAYTSRGEVRYSDIEYRADDILMFGKESTGLDEEHLVHPRVTSRVNIPMLPGRRSLNLANSASLVVYEAWRQVGFSNAG
- a CDS encoding J domain-containing protein; amino-acid sequence: MSEAPSHYRVLGVSVTATAAEIKSAYRRKVRETHPDLGGDSAQFDVVRRAFEVLSDEKARESYDRSFGSRRPAGQPANYGSGYSGAGYDDAGPGNSGADRNARMWRTDAHGDTRSGKAKATDPVDFVPPFRDGEYSELTRAQAMQRVYGAPRKRGLFSQRSRLEREARVIRLLMSNVLEAFPSARLVNGLHTPHGRGYIDHAVLSGYRLALIDSMMLPEGVYQWDGQTLRRDGRVIEPPRLIDSVRLMQSVFPELNVMGFAIVLTPGGSPFEPVIDEVRRGNSEFTSPLEVTNSANAMRELKMFLGSGPQPNVVDVGLYARLIRAMHD